In Miscanthus floridulus cultivar M001 chromosome 19, ASM1932011v1, whole genome shotgun sequence, the DNA window ACTTTGCCAAAACCACCTTCGCCAAGTAATAGCTCGTTCGCGAATTCGTTTGTGATCTTCTTCAAATATGCTAACGACAGATCTTGTGGCTCCGAATTTGAATCTTGTAATATTGTCTCCAGTTGATCGTGTCTGCTATACTCACCATCCATTCTTTCTTCTCAAGAGACGGCAATAAACAAACTCTTTCGCTGGGATTGGATAGTGGCTTCACCCAGTAAATAAAATAAATCCATCACGTGAGACTTAGAATCAATACCTAAAGGGCAATAATTTTTGTATGAGATGTACAACCATGAGTCTACTactaaaaacaaacaaacaaaaaacgtTTTTTTTTTTCTTAGGACTCGATTTTAGCATGAATCTGAAATATAATTTCATACTGACACAGCAGTTTGTTTCGATCTTGAACactaaggtcttgtttagatgcACTCGCCATCTCAATCCACGTATGTTTGAGTGGATTGAGAAAAAATTAATCTAAGTCACATCCCAATCCACTTTAACATACATAGATTGAGGTGGATACCAATGCATCCAAAAGTTTTAAAATAGATGGTGAAGAAACTGATAATAATGAAGTATTGTTAGTAATCTTGTGTATGCCGGTTAGTTAGGATTGCATGGCATCTTTCTATTTCTAGCAGTTGCATGCGCGTGAGCCCCGATCTGTGGTGGCCGCGCGCGTAGGAGGTTGTGGCGCAGACTAGCTGCCCACATACCTGAGTTCACGGCATGGATGACTTTGCGGAGGCATGGGGATGGACGTGCTAAAACTCCCGCAACGTGCTGATCATGTATGTGGCTCATAGTTGTTTAAGTTTCCAAATAAAAAGGAGAATATAAGCACAGAAAACGCTGCGCTTTCAGGCAGCACCAAAATTCACCGTGTTCCAGTTTTGTGTGCGTTGAGTTCTTGTCTTCCTGTGTTCACCTCCGACTTCTTGTCCTCGCCGTCGGCGTTCACCGCCGTATGGTGACTAACAAGTGGCATCAGAGCCGAGTAGAAGGGCATCACTGTCGCCATGGCGTCTCCACCGAGACCCCGTGGCCGTTCACCGGCCGAGAAGGGCGACGGCGCCAAGAAGAACGACAGGAGCGGTTTCGGCGTCAAGACTCCGCCGCGCACGCCTACTCCGAGCCGTTCTCCTGCTCGCCGTTCACGCACCTGCGAGTCTACGACGCACGTCGCTCGCGGACCCGGGACGCACGCCGTCCACGGGAGGTCATCGTCGAGCGAATCATCAGGGAGACCGACAGCTCCGGCATGATGAAGACAAACTACCACGAATGGTCGCTCTGCATGAAACTGAAGATGCAGGCACGTCACCTCTGGGACGCCGTCGAGTACGACGACGTCGAGTTCGACGATGATCGCAATGCGCTCGACGCGATCTGCAGTGCCGTCCTGGCGGAGATGGTGCCCGCGCTCGCGACCAAACCAACTGCGAAGGAAGCCTGGGAGGCCATCAAGACCCTCCACATCGGCGACGACAGGGTGTGGAAGGCTACGGCGCAGAACCTCCAGGTGGAGTACGAGGCCATCATCCTCCGCGACGACGAACTGATTGAAGACTTCGCCCTATGCTTGACGAGGATCGTGCAGCGGTTGGCAATGCTTGGTGATCCCGAACCCGACGAGAAGGTCATGGCCAAGTACCTGCGCGTTGTGCGCCCACGCTACAAGCAGCTGGTAATCTCCATTGAAACCCTGCTTGATATCTCACAGCTGTTGATCGAGGAGGTTACAGGGAGATTGAAGGCGACTGACGGCATCGAGCTACCTGCACAGAAAGCTGCCGGCGGCAAACTGCTGCTCACTGAGGAGCAGTGGGTGGAGCGGTACAAGCAGAGAGGCCAAGAGTCCAGCTacggcggctccggctccggcggccGTGGCAAGCGCCGTGGCAGGGGCCGTGGACGCGGCGCCGGCGGCAACAGCGACTCGCGAGCGAACTCTAGCTCCGGCCGTCCAAGTCTAGATGACCCCTGCAAGCATTGCGGGAAGAAGGGGCATTGGGCCCGTGACTGCCGAGGCAAAAAGGAGGAGCAGGCCCATGTGGCCCAGGATGACAAGCCCACTCTAATGCTAGCTCTCGATTCTATCCACGAAGTCACGTTCCCCTCCGCAAAGCTCATACAAGCGCCGCCGCCGTCAGCGCCCACGCAACCGTCGCTGACTCCAGCGCCCGCGCAGCTGCCGCCGGCCCCAGTGCTAGTGCAGGAGGCGCCAGCTCCACCGCTCCCTCCAACTCTGGCGATTCGGGATGGcgtcgtcctccacctcatcgagAAGAAGTTCTTCTCCGCCCTTGACGCCGTGGAGGACCAAGATCCAAAGCGCTAGATCCTAGATACCGGCGCATCCAATCATATGTCGGGATCGCACGCCGCCTTCGCCGACCTCAACACCGGCATCACTGGCACCCCATGCTTCGGGGATGGCTCCGTCGCGCGGATCGAAGGGAGCGGCACCATGCTCTTCTCCTACAAGAACGGCGAGCACCGGTCACTCCCCAACGTCTACTACCTCCCGCACCTCACCGCCAACATCATCTCCGTCGGTCAACTCGACGAAAGCGAATACCAGGTGCTCGTGGAGcacgggtgaaaggtccttgtttggttttggtaattgagtgacaacctaggtggactaattgtgtttatgtgagatacacaggtgattagtccacaggtacatgtgtgtgagcaacatatgtcataaaggtgaaaatggctttgagatgttgcaaagctcacacatgtgatgatgaaggagcttaaatgcacatgagacatgacattgagtcatgtgatcaaggtggagaagatcaagacaagacttggcttgatggaccggttgcaagcgtgaagggcaagtcgaaggctttggagtgatggaccgcgtggcggtgaagcttgagcaagacttggcgccgatggacgatggcaacggtgaagagcaagtgaagtcaagatcgatgaaccaatatgatcacgtaatgatatgaagtggatcatatcattgttgatagtgttggtgcatgtgttgcatcgacattgaaggagatggaatggaatgtgcaaggcaaaggtataacctagggcatttcatttcaccggtcataggtgtgtagagaagtttatgaccggatttaggatagatggccgtactatcaagaggggcaaacttgtttgcatatcggtcatctagtgccactcgagtgatctaactttgcattatcgctaggatcgagtggcgtggcaagttgagtggctaacatcctttgggaaatgattgtgaaaatgctaacacacatacacatggtggtgtacacttggtggtgttggcacatttacaaaggaggtggtgtttacaggggtgagatgggtttgggaaaatggaatgcctattttctattgcgccggatgcaaattcttgtggttagcacattggagcaagggtgaagaagttagaagtgaaaacgagttggtcgcgaagatgctggcgtcggtcaactgaccggacgctggatctgcatgcaccggacgctggcaggctgcgtccgatcgcgctgacgtggagtgtagcagtagctggagagtgatcggatgctggtgctgcgtccgatcgcgttcgaccagacgcgtccggtcatgctcaggaccttactggaaacgaccggatgctgggggttcagcgtccggtcagttgaaagctgctgcgtccggtcaagtcagtgaccgttggaattgggacacgtggccgtctgcgggcgaccggacgctgaggtccagcgtccggtcaacacgaccggagcgtccggtcagcccgaccgttgcccagtgaaggggtaacggctagtttagcccttggggctataaatagaagtggcctttggccatggctaggggggagcacctcaagggacttagtgtccatgcttgtgagtgcttgggagccctccatcacacatatacttgatagcgatcattcgattgtgtgagtgagcgatactagtgcgattgcatcgtgaggttgcatcgagtggcactaggtgatcgagttgcaagccggtggtgcttgttactcttggaggttgccacctcctagatggcttggtggtggtctccatagaagcgcgcaagaagcttgtgcggcgctccggagaagtgcttgtgaggggcattgtgctcgccccgtgggagccgcgaagagcaactctagtaaagcgtgtcattgagctaccctcactctaggggtaggttcttgcggcgcccgacgtgcgggcttagcggtgatgctaattagccgccgaaccaccaagtgagcggtcgacacaatggggactagcgtgttggcaaacacgtgaacctcgggagaaaaatcatcgtgtcaactttattcttcccgttgatttgcatccccattacacaagcttgcaattacttttatacatattaagcttgtgtagttgctcttgtaattagatagcttgtgtagcttgctaattaccttcttgcttgtgtagcatagaagtagctcccttgcgtggctaatttggttttagtaaccttgttagtcacattgcttagtttgtgtagctaagtatttgcgctctctaattaggcattggttgccttgttattgagcattgctagtgagcttagttagctttgtgcttttgcttactagcatatgtaggagctcccttgttgcttaaagtactagtggcataggtttgcgtaaccttgctcctagaattggttaggtgagctctagctagcccggcacctttgttacttgattagtatctttgaaaggtgctagagaacatagatagaggggtgtagtcttggctagaccgatagttataattccgcacttgtttcggttagccgacgtgattaattttagaaaagactattcaccccccctctagtccgccatctcgacccttcaacgggGTGATGCGGATTCGTGATGAGGAGAGGCGTCTACTCACGAAGATTCACCGTAGTCCGGGCCGGCTGTACGTGCTCGACGTCACCATCGCACGCCCAGTCTGCCTAGCCGTGTGCACCGACGACGACGCCTAGATATGGCACGCACGGTTCGGCCACATCCACTTCGTCGTGCTGCGTAAGATGGCGCATGAAGAGTTGGTCCGTGGCCTGCCACTACTCAACCAGGTGGAGCAGGTCTGCGAGGCTTGCCTCGCTGGGAAGCACCGGCATGCGCCCTTTCCACAGAAGGCGCTGGGGT includes these proteins:
- the LOC136529657 gene encoding uncharacterized protein yields the protein MVTNKWHQSRVEGHHCRHGVSTETPWPFTGREGRRRQEERQERFRRQDSAAHAYSEPFSCSPFTHLRVYDARRSRTRDARRPREVIVERIIRETDSSGMMKTNYHEWSLCMKLKMQARHLWDAVEYDDVEFDDDRNALDAICSAVLAEMVPALATKPTAKEAWEAIKTLHIGDDRVWKATAQNLQVEYEAIILRDDELIEDFALCLTRIVQRLAMLGDPEPDEKVMAKYLRVVRPRYKQLKAAGGKLLLTEEQWVERYKQRGQESSYGGSGSGGRGKRRGRGRGRGAGGNSDSRANSSSGRPSLDDPCKHCGKKGHWARDCRGKKEEQAHVAQDDKPTLMLALDSIHEVTFPSAKLIQAPPPSAPTQPSLTPAPAQLPPAPVLVQEAPAPPLPPTLAIRDGVVLHLIEKKFFSALDAVEDQDPKR